In Sphingopyxis sp. 113P3, one DNA window encodes the following:
- a CDS encoding TFIIB-type zinc ribbon-containing protein, protein MSERQGIEIDYCPQCRGVWLDRGELDKIIERSAGDEAARRSSGGRLGMFDEHRGRGDHDRKHGYERGHHRRKSFLSELFD, encoded by the coding sequence ATGAGCGAGCGCCAGGGCATCGAGATCGACTACTGCCCGCAATGCCGCGGCGTCTGGCTCGATCGCGGCGAACTCGACAAGATCATCGAGCGGAGCGCCGGCGACGAAGCGGCCCGCCGGTCGAGCGGCGGCCGGCTCGGCATGTTCGACGAGCATCGCGGGCGCGGCGATCATGACAGGAAGCACGGCTACGAGCGCGGCCATCATCGCCGCAAGAGCTTCCTGAGCGAACTGTTCGACTGA
- the trbF gene encoding conjugal transfer protein TrbF translates to MFRRPTIRYGQTPEPTTPYQRAAQAWDDRIGSARVQAKNWRLAFFGSLALSGGLAGGLIWQSARGHIVPWVVQVDRLGEAQAVAPAEAGYRPTDPQVAFHLARFIEQVRSIPADPVIVRQNWLRAYDFTTDRGALALNDYARANDPFANVGRVQVAVDVSSVIRASPDSFRVAWTERRYQDGSLAATERWSAILTVVVQPPRTPDALRKNPLGIFVNALNWSKELSQ, encoded by the coding sequence ATGTTCCGACGCCCCACCATCCGCTACGGGCAGACGCCCGAACCCACGACGCCCTACCAGCGCGCCGCCCAAGCCTGGGACGACCGCATCGGCTCTGCCCGCGTGCAGGCGAAGAACTGGCGGCTCGCCTTCTTTGGCTCGCTCGCTCTTTCGGGCGGCCTGGCCGGCGGGCTGATCTGGCAGTCCGCGCGCGGCCATATCGTGCCGTGGGTCGTGCAGGTCGATCGGCTCGGCGAAGCGCAGGCGGTCGCGCCGGCCGAGGCCGGCTACCGTCCGACCGATCCGCAGGTGGCGTTCCACCTAGCGCGGTTCATCGAGCAGGTGCGCAGCATCCCGGCCGATCCGGTCATCGTCCGCCAGAACTGGCTCCGCGCCTACGATTTCACGACCGACCGCGGCGCGCTGGCGCTCAACGATTACGCCCGCGCCAACGACCCGTTCGCCAATGTCGGCCGCGTGCAGGTCGCGGTGGACGTGTCCAGCGTGATCCGCGCGTCGCCCGACAGCTTCCGCGTCGCCTGGACCGAGCGCCGCTATCAGGACGGCAGCCTTGCCGCCACCGAACGCTGGTCGGCGATCCTCACCGTCGTCGTGCAGCCGCCGCGAACGCCCGACGCCCTGCGCAAGAACCCGCTCGGCATCTTCGTCAATGCCCTCAACTGGTCAAAGGAGCTGTCGCAATGA
- the trbL gene encoding P-type conjugative transfer protein TrbL yields the protein MGGTGVVDRFLDVFTRYIDSGFGLLGGEVAFIATTLIVIDVTLAALFWSWGADDDILARLIKKTLFVGVFAYIIGNWNSLARIVFESFSGLGLKASGTGFTAAELLQPGRVAQVGLEAGQPILESISDLMGWVSFFENFIQIAVLLFAWALVILAFFILAIQLFITLIEFKLATLAGFVLIPFGLFGKTAFMAERVLGLVISSGVKVLVLAVIVGIGSTLFDEFRAGFGGAQPTIEDAMAVALASLCLLGLGIFGPSIANGIVSGGPALGAGAAAGTALAAGGALAGGAAAARLGAGAVAGAIGGAARGAAFTSGAASSAYALGSAGKTGAAAVAGGAGGVGKAAVGAAMSPLRRAAASLKDSYRSGGRAAVTATGGTISGDPSTPTPSPDGPPAWAAAMKRRQTMTHGATVAAHTLRSGDGGGSGASVDLSQKD from the coding sequence ATGGGCGGCACCGGCGTCGTCGATCGTTTCTTGGATGTCTTCACCCGCTACATCGACAGCGGGTTCGGCCTGCTCGGCGGGGAGGTGGCGTTCATCGCCACCACTCTGATCGTCATCGACGTGACGCTTGCGGCGCTGTTCTGGAGCTGGGGCGCCGATGACGACATTCTTGCCCGCCTCATCAAAAAGACACTGTTCGTCGGCGTCTTCGCCTACATCATCGGCAACTGGAACAGCCTCGCCCGCATCGTCTTCGAGAGCTTCTCCGGCCTCGGCCTGAAAGCCTCGGGCACCGGCTTCACCGCCGCCGAGCTGCTCCAGCCGGGCCGCGTAGCGCAGGTCGGGTTGGAAGCTGGCCAGCCGATCCTCGAATCCATTTCCGATCTGATGGGCTGGGTGTCGTTCTTCGAGAACTTCATCCAGATCGCTGTGCTGCTGTTCGCCTGGGCGCTGGTCATCCTCGCCTTCTTCATACTGGCGATCCAGCTTTTCATCACGCTGATCGAGTTCAAGCTGGCGACGCTCGCCGGGTTCGTGCTCATCCCGTTCGGCCTGTTCGGCAAGACCGCCTTCATGGCCGAGCGCGTGCTGGGGCTGGTGATCTCGTCCGGCGTCAAGGTGCTGGTGCTCGCCGTGATCGTCGGCATCGGCTCGACCCTGTTCGACGAGTTCCGCGCCGGCTTCGGTGGCGCGCAGCCGACGATCGAAGACGCGATGGCTGTCGCGCTCGCCTCGCTCTGCCTGCTCGGGCTTGGCATCTTCGGCCCGTCGATCGCCAACGGCATCGTCTCGGGCGGCCCTGCGCTCGGCGCGGGTGCCGCGGCCGGCACGGCGCTCGCCGCGGGCGGCGCGCTGGCCGGCGGTGCGGCCGCCGCCCGTCTTGGCGCCGGTGCGGTCGCTGGTGCGATCGGCGGCGCGGCGCGCGGCGCGGCCTTCACATCCGGGGCCGCCAGCAGCGCCTATGCGCTCGGCTCGGCCGGGAAGACCGGCGCGGCCGCCGTCGCGGGTGGGGCCGGCGGCGTCGGCAAGGCTGCCGTAGGCGCAGCCATGTCGCCGCTCCGCCGGGCGGCCGCCTCGCTCAAGGACAGCTATCGCTCGGGCGGCCGCGCCGCCGTGACCGCCACCGGCGGGACGATCTCCGGCGACCCGTCAACACCAACGCCGTCGCCGGACGGTCCGCCCGCCTGGGCGGCCGCGATGAAGCGCCGCCAGACCATGACTCACGGCGCGACCGTCGCCGCCCACACGCTGCGCTCCGGTGACGGTGGCGGCAGCGGCGCATCCGTCGATCTCAGCCAGAAGGATTAG
- a CDS encoding cation transporter: protein MTDPASAGAPAERRTLWIVLMLNVGIALAFLIAGISGDSSALLANGLDNLSDAAVYALSLIALSRGAKWKTRAAAVSGVMLLIFAGGIMLDVGRRYLQGSEPIGITMMAMSAVAAVVNFICLKLLQRLREPDVNLRAATTFSFNDFISNGGILIAGLLVWWLGSNWPDLLVGLLAAAIAVKGGVEILRDAREEARRDREAKE from the coding sequence ATGACTGACCCTGCATCCGCGGGCGCGCCCGCCGAGCGCCGCACGCTCTGGATCGTGCTGATGCTCAACGTCGGGATCGCCTTGGCCTTCCTGATCGCTGGGATCAGTGGCGATTCCAGCGCGCTGCTCGCCAACGGTCTCGACAATCTCTCGGACGCGGCGGTCTACGCACTGAGCCTGATCGCGCTCAGCCGAGGCGCGAAATGGAAGACCCGCGCGGCCGCCGTGTCGGGGGTCATGCTCCTGATCTTCGCCGGCGGCATCATGCTCGATGTCGGACGACGTTACCTGCAAGGCAGCGAGCCGATCGGCATCACCATGATGGCGATGTCTGCGGTCGCGGCTGTGGTCAACTTCATCTGCCTCAAGCTCTTGCAACGGCTGCGCGAGCCCGACGTCAACCTGCGCGCCGCGACGACCTTCAGCTTCAACGATTTCATCTCGAACGGCGGAATCCTGATCGCCGGCCTGCTGGTCTGGTGGCTCGGCTCCAACTGGCCCGATCTGCTGGTCGGGCTGCTTGCCGCGGCCATCGCCGTCAAGGGTGGCGTCGAGATCCTGCGCGATGCGCGAGAGGAAGCGCGCCGGGACAGGGAGGCAAAGGAATGA
- the trbK-alt gene encoding putative entry exclusion protein TrbK-alt codes for MDSKLLARIGAIVFVAIAITMTAIEMSRPPEPAREAPATVAETPATDPLLIELRRCQSLGPAGASDPDCLRAWAENRRRFLAPGARPAARIADAATPQEN; via the coding sequence GTGGACAGCAAGCTCCTGGCCCGGATCGGCGCGATCGTGTTCGTCGCCATCGCGATCACTATGACCGCGATCGAGATGAGCCGGCCGCCCGAACCCGCGCGCGAGGCGCCGGCGACCGTCGCCGAAACCCCGGCGACGGACCCGCTGCTGATCGAGCTGCGCCGGTGTCAATCGCTTGGACCGGCCGGCGCGAGCGATCCCGATTGCCTCCGCGCCTGGGCCGAGAACCGCCGCCGCTTCCTCGCGCCCGGCGCGCGTCCCGCCGCCCGCATCGCCGATGCGGCCACCCCGCAGGAGAATTGA
- a CDS encoding SRPBCC family protein: MKETTSFALTITPIRAWTHIADLAAFALWHPSYRFRGVAAPDAEVGLTFGMLKGELPLRTEATIVAYERAQRFAWRIGLGGLFTLSEEYALEEAGPQTQVRHTVRMEGALSPLGYLVRRGLRRSMRAQDAALLRYLTREARGSSLTINRQRRRARKAQLTRKAAND, from the coding sequence ATGAAGGAGACCACCTCCTTCGCCCTGACCATCACGCCGATCCGGGCGTGGACCCATATCGCCGATCTCGCTGCGTTCGCACTGTGGCATCCAAGCTATCGCTTTCGCGGCGTTGCTGCCCCTGACGCCGAGGTCGGTCTGACCTTCGGCATGCTCAAGGGAGAACTGCCGCTAAGAACCGAAGCCACGATCGTCGCCTACGAACGGGCACAACGGTTCGCCTGGCGGATCGGCCTCGGCGGGTTGTTCACGCTGAGCGAGGAATATGCGCTCGAAGAGGCCGGCCCGCAGACGCAGGTTCGCCATACGGTCAGGATGGAAGGCGCGCTGAGCCCGCTTGGTTATCTCGTGCGGCGAGGCCTGCGCAGATCGATGCGCGCGCAGGATGCGGCGCTGCTCCGCTACCTCACCAGGGAAGCGCGCGGCAGCAGCCTCACCATCAACCGCCAGCGCCGGCGTGCCCGCAAGGCCCAGCTCACCCGAAAGGCCGCCAATGACTGA
- a CDS encoding TrbI/VirB10 family protein, whose protein sequence is MPAADPAPSPAPADPRPFQLRGDPPRVMRLSRKALTVMGVVAGLGIGGSLIYALKPASERQAEELYNTESRATAETITSGPRDYAQAPRLGPPLPGDLGRPIVSAQQRGENVPVLPVGAQPGQPDPRAQAEEAARQRAQQERDSARMSSVFLGGNAGNSGTAGLPSVALPGQAAPQPAQQQAAAAEGDQAGKRAFMAQASNQRTVSVERLSAPASPNIVQAGSIVPAALITGIRSDLPGQITAQVTQNVYDSPTGRILLIPQGARLIGEYDSEIAAGQTRVLLAWDRLIMPDGRSIVLERQPGADGAGFAGLQDQVNQHWGNLLKAAAISTLLGVGSELTTSGDDSLSRALRWGTQGTINQTGQQVVRRQLNVQPTLTIRPGHPLRVIVTRDLVLEPIGETR, encoded by the coding sequence ATGCCTGCCGCTGATCCGGCTCCGTCGCCGGCTCCTGCCGATCCGAGGCCATTCCAGCTCAGGGGCGACCCGCCGCGCGTGATGCGGCTGTCGCGCAAGGCGCTGACCGTCATGGGCGTCGTCGCCGGGCTCGGCATCGGCGGCTCGCTGATCTACGCCCTCAAACCGGCCAGCGAGCGGCAGGCGGAAGAACTCTACAATACCGAGAGCCGCGCCACGGCCGAGACCATCACGTCGGGTCCGCGGGACTATGCGCAGGCGCCGCGTCTCGGCCCGCCGCTTCCGGGCGATCTCGGCCGGCCGATCGTGTCCGCCCAGCAGCGCGGCGAGAATGTGCCGGTGCTGCCGGTCGGCGCGCAGCCGGGTCAGCCTGACCCGCGCGCGCAAGCAGAGGAAGCTGCCCGGCAGCGCGCGCAGCAGGAGCGCGACTCCGCTCGCATGAGCAGCGTGTTCCTCGGCGGCAATGCGGGCAACAGCGGGACGGCGGGTCTCCCGTCGGTGGCCCTGCCGGGGCAGGCTGCGCCGCAGCCGGCGCAGCAGCAGGCGGCCGCCGCCGAGGGCGATCAGGCCGGGAAGCGGGCGTTCATGGCGCAGGCGTCGAACCAGCGCACGGTGAGCGTCGAGCGGCTAAGCGCGCCAGCATCGCCCAATATCGTGCAGGCCGGAAGCATTGTGCCCGCAGCCCTCATTACCGGCATCCGCTCCGATCTTCCCGGCCAGATCACCGCGCAGGTCACGCAGAACGTTTATGACAGCCCGACCGGCCGCATCCTGCTCATCCCGCAGGGCGCGCGGCTGATCGGCGAATATGACAGCGAGATCGCAGCCGGGCAGACGCGGGTGCTGTTAGCCTGGGACCGGCTCATCATGCCGGACGGCCGCTCGATCGTTCTCGAGCGCCAGCCCGGCGCCGATGGCGCGGGGTTCGCGGGCCTCCAGGATCAGGTCAATCAGCATTGGGGCAACCTGCTGAAGGCCGCTGCTATCTCGACGCTTCTCGGTGTGGGGTCCGAACTCACAACCAGCGGCGACGACTCTCTGAGCCGAGCGCTGCGCTGGGGCACGCAGGGGACCATCAATCAGACGGGCCAGCAGGTCGTGCGTCGGCAGCTTAACGTGCAGCCGACGCTCACCATCCGGCCTGGCCATCCGCTGCGCGTGATCGTCACCCGCGACCTCGTCCTCGAACCAATAGGTGAAACGCGATGA
- a CDS encoding DUF2274 domain-containing protein, protein MTKLKLGAIADDRPVKVTVELPAVVHRDLTAYAAALAAETGAQAVPPEKLIAPMLARFMASDRGFARGRHNAKN, encoded by the coding sequence ATGACCAAGTTGAAGCTCGGAGCGATCGCTGATGACCGACCTGTCAAAGTGACTGTCGAGCTACCCGCCGTCGTTCACCGCGATCTTACTGCCTACGCCGCCGCACTCGCGGCAGAGACCGGCGCTCAGGCCGTGCCGCCCGAGAAGCTCATTGCGCCGATGCTCGCGCGGTTCATGGCGAGCGACCGGGGTTTTGCACGCGGACGGCACAACGCGAAAAACTGA
- the trbG gene encoding P-type conjugative transfer protein TrbG: MTRPPFPRVASAALIASAAALAGCATTSARPPAIAYDDPPREIAATPAPEAPRAVEVVTIPEPLPLPGQLKPVGESASPPEPADPRRRVGAANAAARVQPVRDGFLNAIQQYPWTDGALYQVYTAPGQVTDIALQEGEQLVGPGPVAAGDTVRWIIGDTISGSGPTARVHILAKPTRPDIATNLVINTDRRTYHLELRATPSTYMASVSWTYPQDQLIALRSANAAAATAAPVASGVDVSALNFRYRIDGERAPWRPVRAFDDGRQVFIEFPAGISQGEMPPLFVAGAAGDAELVNYRVQGRYMVVDRLFAAAELRLGDRRSEQRVRIARNDGRERRP; this comes from the coding sequence ATGACGCGCCCACCGTTTCCCCGCGTCGCATCGGCGGCGCTGATCGCCTCCGCAGCCGCGCTCGCCGGCTGCGCCACCACGTCCGCCCGGCCGCCCGCAATCGCCTACGACGATCCGCCACGCGAGATCGCAGCGACGCCCGCGCCCGAAGCGCCACGCGCGGTCGAGGTGGTAACGATCCCCGAGCCGCTGCCGCTGCCCGGCCAGTTGAAGCCGGTCGGCGAATCCGCATCGCCGCCCGAGCCTGCCGATCCGCGCCGCCGCGTCGGCGCCGCCAACGCCGCCGCCCGTGTGCAGCCGGTGCGCGACGGGTTCCTCAACGCCATCCAGCAATATCCGTGGACCGATGGTGCGCTCTATCAGGTCTATACCGCGCCCGGGCAGGTGACGGACATTGCCTTGCAGGAAGGCGAGCAGCTCGTCGGGCCGGGGCCGGTCGCGGCCGGGGATACTGTGCGCTGGATTATCGGCGACACGATCAGCGGCAGCGGCCCGACCGCGCGCGTTCATATCCTCGCGAAGCCCACGCGGCCCGACATCGCAACCAACCTCGTCATCAACACCGACCGCCGCACCTATCACCTCGAACTGCGCGCGACGCCTTCGACCTACATGGCGTCGGTGTCCTGGACCTACCCGCAGGATCAGCTCATCGCGCTGCGGAGCGCCAATGCGGCGGCAGCCACCGCTGCGCCGGTGGCGAGCGGCGTGGACGTGTCCGCGCTCAATTTCCGCTATCGGATCGACGGCGAGCGAGCGCCGTGGCGTCCGGTCCGCGCGTTCGACGATGGCCGACAGGTCTTCATCGAGTTTCCGGCCGGGATCTCGCAGGGCGAGATGCCGCCGCTGTTTGTAGCCGGTGCGGCCGGCGACGCCGAGCTGGTCAATTACCGCGTGCAGGGCCGCTACATGGTGGTCGATCGCCTGTTCGCCGCCGCAGAGCTGCGGCTGGGCGATCGGCGCAGTGAGCAGCGCGTCCGCATCGCGCGCAATGATGGACGGGAGCGGCGGCCGTGA
- a CDS encoding LysR family transcriptional regulator — MAFDIRQLRYAIAAADHGSFYRAARALDIEQSTLSRNILKLERAVGMPIFERSRAGVTPTLAGSAFLRGSRSIVTNADKLVAMMRAAGQGRAGGLRLGHNSSVSAGHLRATMMSWSQAHPAVEVECVEADRSVLLAGLDTGEIDIAILMGALAHEGFRSEPFWSERVLVALPTANPLAECEIVHWTDLRNERFLLPAADPGSEIRDLLLGRLPASASKPDIRMHQSSRETILSVLGGGRGVTIVCEGATGAVYPDVVYRPIHGEQGPALIGYSGYWRDDNCNPALRRFLEFIKTRYALSFDFTKESQ, encoded by the coding sequence ATGGCCTTCGACATCCGTCAACTGCGTTACGCCATTGCGGCGGCAGACCACGGCAGCTTCTACCGCGCTGCTCGTGCCCTCGACATTGAGCAGTCCACTCTCAGTCGCAATATTCTGAAGCTGGAGCGTGCCGTCGGCATGCCGATATTCGAGCGCTCCCGCGCTGGTGTTACCCCGACGCTGGCGGGCAGTGCCTTCCTGCGCGGATCGAGATCGATCGTCACCAATGCGGACAAGCTCGTCGCGATGATGCGCGCTGCCGGTCAGGGCCGTGCTGGAGGCCTTCGATTGGGGCATAACAGTTCGGTTTCGGCAGGCCATCTGCGCGCGACCATGATGAGTTGGAGCCAGGCGCATCCCGCTGTGGAAGTCGAGTGCGTCGAGGCTGACCGCAGCGTTTTGCTCGCAGGACTGGATACCGGCGAGATCGATATAGCCATCCTGATGGGCGCACTGGCCCACGAGGGTTTTCGATCCGAGCCGTTTTGGAGCGAACGAGTCCTGGTCGCGCTCCCGACGGCAAATCCACTGGCGGAATGCGAAATCGTGCATTGGACGGACCTGCGCAACGAACGCTTCCTGTTGCCCGCAGCCGATCCGGGCTCTGAAATTCGCGATCTACTGCTCGGAAGGTTGCCCGCGTCAGCGTCGAAGCCGGACATTCGAATGCACCAATCGAGCCGGGAAACGATCCTGAGCGTTTTGGGCGGTGGCCGCGGCGTCACCATTGTGTGCGAGGGCGCCACCGGCGCGGTTTATCCCGATGTTGTGTATCGTCCGATCCATGGGGAACAAGGCCCGGCGTTGATCGGATATTCGGGCTACTGGCGGGATGACAACTGCAATCCTGCGCTTCGGCGTTTCCTTGAATTCATCAAGACACGGTATGCTCTGTCTTTTGATTTTACCAAGGAATCTCAGTAA
- a CDS encoding heavy metal translocating P-type ATPase, giving the protein MIEKLRLEIPILLPDVTDAADACVGRLVAALKDRPGVEQAHVVAADAASPATLCVHFDPQVVTLARIRELAHASGAEIADRYGHILWEVDGIGHARRARTVTESLRALSGVIEADASAAGMVRIEYDRDQLSRDDISAELTKLGATPRPVPAAADAHARHVDGPAQPKREHGPDDGHDYAHGGLLGANTELIFALACGATLGIGFAIEKLVAGAPAWLPFTLYVATYLFGGFYTLREAIDNLRLKRFEIDTLMLVAAAGAAALGAWAEGALLLFLFSLGHALEHYAMGRAKRAIEALAELAPRTATVRRSDGGTSDVPVEDLKVGEIVVVKPDERVAADGFVVKGITAINQAPVTGESMPVDKRPVLDDAAARADPDRIDAASRVFAGTINGSGLAEIEVTRLSTESTLAKVVKLVSEAETQKSPTQRFTDRFERFFVPAVLALAFILLFAWVVVDEPFRDSFYRAMAVLVAASPCALAIATPSAVLSGVARAARGGVLIKGGAPLELLGSLDAIAFDKTGTLTKGEPRIHQVVTAPGVSREDMMAVAVAVESLSDHPLAQAIARDGRDHIGERQVPQAESLKSLTGRGVSAVIGEDEVLIGKAEMFGADGIAPLSQGMHDMLPLLRETGQTIMIVRRGERDLGVIGLLDTPREEAREALERLRAIGIRRMIMISGDHQLAAEAIARDVGLDEAWGDLLPENKVDAIKKLRAEAKVAMVGDGVNDAPAMATATVGIAMGAAGSDVALETADVALMADNLDHLPFAVGLSRRTRSVIRQNVFVSLGVVALLVPATILGLGIGPAVAVHEGSTLLVVFNALRLLAYADPQQRRARSPASPSSAAR; this is encoded by the coding sequence ATGATCGAAAAGCTCCGCCTCGAAATCCCCATACTTCTCCCCGACGTCACCGATGCGGCCGATGCCTGCGTCGGCAGGCTCGTCGCGGCGCTTAAGGACCGGCCCGGTGTCGAGCAGGCGCATGTGGTCGCGGCCGACGCCGCCAGCCCTGCGACGCTGTGCGTCCATTTCGACCCGCAAGTGGTGACGCTCGCACGCATCCGCGAACTCGCCCATGCCTCGGGAGCGGAAATCGCGGACCGCTACGGGCATATCCTTTGGGAGGTCGATGGCATCGGTCACGCACGCCGCGCGCGCACGGTCACCGAAAGCCTTCGCGCCCTGTCCGGTGTGATCGAAGCGGACGCCTCGGCCGCCGGCATGGTGCGCATCGAATATGATCGCGATCAGCTCTCCCGAGACGACATCAGCGCTGAACTGACGAAGCTCGGCGCAACGCCCAGACCTGTGCCGGCGGCGGCAGATGCTCATGCCCGCCATGTCGATGGCCCTGCGCAACCGAAGCGGGAGCATGGCCCCGACGACGGTCACGATTACGCGCATGGCGGTCTGCTCGGGGCCAATACCGAACTGATCTTTGCGCTCGCCTGCGGCGCGACCCTGGGGATCGGATTCGCAATCGAGAAGCTGGTGGCGGGCGCGCCGGCCTGGCTGCCGTTTACGCTCTACGTGGCCACCTATCTGTTCGGCGGCTTCTACACGCTGCGCGAGGCGATCGACAATCTCCGGCTGAAACGCTTCGAGATCGACACGCTGATGCTGGTGGCGGCCGCCGGCGCGGCGGCGCTCGGCGCCTGGGCCGAGGGCGCGCTGCTGCTGTTCCTGTTCAGCCTCGGCCATGCGCTCGAACATTATGCCATGGGCCGCGCCAAGCGCGCGATCGAGGCGCTGGCCGAACTGGCGCCGCGCACCGCTACCGTGCGCCGCTCCGACGGCGGCACGAGCGATGTTCCGGTCGAGGATTTGAAGGTCGGCGAAATCGTCGTCGTGAAGCCCGACGAGCGTGTGGCCGCGGATGGATTTGTCGTGAAAGGCATCACCGCCATCAACCAGGCGCCGGTGACGGGCGAGAGTATGCCGGTGGACAAGCGTCCCGTGCTGGATGATGCGGCCGCCCGCGCCGATCCCGACCGGATCGACGCGGCAAGCAGGGTGTTCGCCGGCACCATCAATGGCAGCGGTCTCGCCGAGATCGAGGTCACGCGCCTGTCCACCGAAAGCACGCTCGCCAAGGTGGTCAAGCTGGTCAGCGAGGCCGAAACGCAGAAGTCTCCGACGCAGCGGTTCACCGACAGGTTCGAGCGCTTCTTTGTGCCTGCGGTGCTGGCGCTGGCCTTCATCCTGCTGTTCGCCTGGGTCGTGGTCGATGAGCCGTTCCGCGACAGCTTCTATCGCGCAATGGCGGTGCTGGTTGCGGCAAGCCCCTGCGCGCTCGCCATCGCCACGCCCAGCGCCGTTCTCTCCGGAGTCGCGCGAGCGGCTCGGGGCGGCGTGCTGATCAAAGGCGGCGCGCCGCTCGAACTGCTCGGTTCGCTCGACGCGATCGCCTTCGACAAGACCGGCACGCTCACCAAGGGCGAGCCGCGCATCCATCAGGTCGTCACCGCGCCCGGCGTATCCAGGGAGGATATGATGGCGGTGGCCGTGGCGGTTGAATCGCTGAGCGATCACCCGCTTGCGCAAGCCATCGCGCGCGACGGGCGCGATCATATCGGCGAGCGTCAGGTTCCGCAGGCGGAGAGTCTGAAGAGCCTTACGGGCCGCGGCGTCTCGGCCGTCATCGGTGAGGACGAGGTTCTCATCGGCAAGGCCGAGATGTTTGGCGCCGACGGCATCGCTCCGCTCTCGCAGGGGATGCACGACATGCTCCCGCTGCTGCGCGAGACCGGCCAGACAATCATGATCGTCCGTCGCGGCGAGCGGGATCTAGGCGTGATCGGATTGCTCGACACGCCCCGTGAGGAAGCACGCGAGGCGCTCGAACGGCTGCGCGCGATCGGCATCCGGCGGATGATCATGATCTCCGGGGATCACCAGCTTGCTGCCGAAGCCATCGCTCGGGACGTGGGACTTGACGAGGCTTGGGGCGATCTCCTGCCCGAAAACAAGGTGGACGCGATCAAGAAGCTCCGCGCCGAAGCTAAGGTCGCGATGGTAGGCGACGGTGTGAACGACGCGCCCGCCATGGCGACGGCGACCGTGGGCATTGCGATGGGTGCGGCGGGATCGGACGTGGCGCTCGAAACCGCCGACGTTGCCCTTATGGCCGATAATCTCGACCATCTCCCTTTCGCGGTCGGCCTGAGCCGCCGGACGCGATCCGTGATCCGGCAGAATGTATTCGTCAGCCTTGGCGTGGTCGCGCTTCTCGTGCCGGCGACGATCCTCGGGCTCGGCATCGGACCTGCTGTTGCAGTCCACGAAGGCTCGACACTGCTGGTCGTGTTCAACGCGCTGCGACTGTTGGCCTATGCCGACCCCCAACAGAGGCGTGCTCGGTCGCCCGCGTCCCCGAGCAGCGCTGCGCGCTAG